A single genomic interval of Cyprinus carpio isolate SPL01 chromosome B24, ASM1834038v1, whole genome shotgun sequence harbors:
- the ppp1r42 gene encoding protein phosphatase 1 regulatory subunit 42 isoform X2 — protein MIGKLLSPSSSLEFNHRKLLILRGSPCHLPIVCCSEIKCKTDLLSCVDKRNLSCDIFAHSVIMVRLTVHLIAKSNNFSKACRSESLQQYLKKLTHLNFSNRSIEDIDDLSMCRNLTVLYLYDNQISQICNLGFASNLTHLYMQNNNISCIENLSSLHKLSKLITVVEGLDELKSLKELHVEGQKLPRGEKLVFDPRSISSLSETLCIVNISKNNIDEIWDLAPLRKLTHLYATDNQLQDILELETVFSQWSQLRLLDLNRNPVCHKPKYRDRLITACKILEDLDGKQINELSRQFLVNWKASKDAKKKLDDGEEQITNQLTTDFCTGPQHPFAHDRSSSLSKPSEYGKPGVTFRTAQVQGDSRGKRSGGINIPVRTGRL, from the exons ATGATTGGCAAACTGCTGTCTCCATCCAGTTCCCTGGAGTTTAACCACAGAAAGTTATTGATTTTAAGAGGCTCTCCATGTCATCTCCCCATAGTCTGCTGCTCTGAGATCAAGTGTAAAACCGACCTGCTGTCATGTGTTGAT AAGAGAAATCTATCCTGTGATATTTTTGCACACTCAGTCATTATGGTCCGTCTAACAGTGCATCTGATCGCAAAATCAAACAATTTCTCAAAAGCCTGCAGAAGCGAATCTCTCCAGCAGTATCTGAAGAAACTGACCCATCTCAACTTCTCAAACAGAAGTATAGAAGACATT GATGATCTATCAATGTGCAGAAACCTCACAGTCCTGTATCTATATGACAACCAAATATCACAAATCTGCAATTTGGGATTCGCCTCAAACCTTACACACttatatatgcaaaataacaaTATCTCTTGCATAGAGAACCTCTCATCTCTACATAAGCTCTCCAAACT CATCACTGTGGTGGAGGGATTAGATGAGCTGAAAAGCCTGAAGGAGCTGCATGTGGAAGGTCAGAAACTACCCCGTGGAGAAAAGCTGGTCTTTGACCCCCGTTCCATTTCTAGCCTCTCT GAAACTCTGTGCATTGTAAATATCAGCAAAAATAACATTGATGAAATATGGGACTTGGCCCCTCTCCGAAAACTGACCCATCTTTACGCTACCGATAACCAGCTACAGGACATACtg GAATTAGAGACAGTGTTCAGCCAGTGGTCTCAACTGCGGCTACTGGATCTGAATAGAAATCCTGTGTGTCACAAACCTAAATACAGGGACAGACTAATAACTGCCTGCAAAATTCTAG AGGATCTTgatggaaaacaaataaatgaactgtCTAGGCAGTTTTTAGTCAACTGGAAAGCCTCTAAAGACGCAAAGAAGAAATTAGATGATGGAGAAGAACAAATCACAAATCAACTTACAA CTGATTTTTGCACGGGCCCCCAACATCCCTTTGCCCATGACCGCAGCAGCTCTCTGAGTAAGCCATCAGAATATGGGAAGCCTGGCGTTACATTTCGGACAGCTCAAGTACAAGGAGACAGCAGAGGAAAAAG GTCAGGAGGGATAAATATTCCAGTGAGGACTGGCAGACTCTGA
- the ppp1r42 gene encoding protein phosphatase 1 regulatory subunit 42 isoform X1, whose amino-acid sequence MIGKLLSPSSSLEFNHRKLLILRGSPCHLPIVCCSEIKCKTDLLSCVDKRNLSCDIFAHSVIMVRLTVHLIAKSNNFSKACRSESLQQYLKKLTHLNFSNRSIEDIDDLSMCRNLTVLYLYDNQISQICNLGFASNLTHLYMQNNNISCIENLSSLHKLSKLFLGGNSITVVEGLDELKSLKELHVEGQKLPRGEKLVFDPRSISSLSETLCIVNISKNNIDEIWDLAPLRKLTHLYATDNQLQDILELETVFSQWSQLRLLDLNRNPVCHKPKYRDRLITACKILEDLDGKQINELSRQFLVNWKASKDAKKKLDDGEEQITNQLTTDFCTGPQHPFAHDRSSSLSKPSEYGKPGVTFRTAQVQGDSRGKRSGGINIPVRTGRL is encoded by the exons ATGATTGGCAAACTGCTGTCTCCATCCAGTTCCCTGGAGTTTAACCACAGAAAGTTATTGATTTTAAGAGGCTCTCCATGTCATCTCCCCATAGTCTGCTGCTCTGAGATCAAGTGTAAAACCGACCTGCTGTCATGTGTTGAT AAGAGAAATCTATCCTGTGATATTTTTGCACACTCAGTCATTATGGTCCGTCTAACAGTGCATCTGATCGCAAAATCAAACAATTTCTCAAAAGCCTGCAGAAGCGAATCTCTCCAGCAGTATCTGAAGAAACTGACCCATCTCAACTTCTCAAACAGAAGTATAGAAGACATT GATGATCTATCAATGTGCAGAAACCTCACAGTCCTGTATCTATATGACAACCAAATATCACAAATCTGCAATTTGGGATTCGCCTCAAACCTTACACACttatatatgcaaaataacaaTATCTCTTGCATAGAGAACCTCTCATCTCTACATAAGCTCTCCAAACT TTTCTTGGGAGGTAACAGCATCACTGTGGTGGAGGGATTAGATGAGCTGAAAAGCCTGAAGGAGCTGCATGTGGAAGGTCAGAAACTACCCCGTGGAGAAAAGCTGGTCTTTGACCCCCGTTCCATTTCTAGCCTCTCT GAAACTCTGTGCATTGTAAATATCAGCAAAAATAACATTGATGAAATATGGGACTTGGCCCCTCTCCGAAAACTGACCCATCTTTACGCTACCGATAACCAGCTACAGGACATACtg GAATTAGAGACAGTGTTCAGCCAGTGGTCTCAACTGCGGCTACTGGATCTGAATAGAAATCCTGTGTGTCACAAACCTAAATACAGGGACAGACTAATAACTGCCTGCAAAATTCTAG AGGATCTTgatggaaaacaaataaatgaactgtCTAGGCAGTTTTTAGTCAACTGGAAAGCCTCTAAAGACGCAAAGAAGAAATTAGATGATGGAGAAGAACAAATCACAAATCAACTTACAA CTGATTTTTGCACGGGCCCCCAACATCCCTTTGCCCATGACCGCAGCAGCTCTCTGAGTAAGCCATCAGAATATGGGAAGCCTGGCGTTACATTTCGGACAGCTCAAGTACAAGGAGACAGCAGAGGAAAAAG GTCAGGAGGGATAAATATTCCAGTGAGGACTGGCAGACTCTGA
- the ppp1r42 gene encoding protein phosphatase 1 regulatory subunit 42 isoform X3, whose protein sequence is MIGKLLSPSSSLEFNHRKLLILRGSPCHLPIVCCSEIKCKTDLLSCVDKRNLSCDIFAHSVIMVRLTVHLIAKSNNFSKACRSESLQQYLKKLTHLNFSNRSIEDIDDLSMCRNLTVLYLYDNQISQICNLGFASNLTHLYMQNNNISCIENLSSLHKLSKLFLGGNSITVVEGLDELKSLKELHVEGQKLPRGEKLVFDPRSISSLSELETVFSQWSQLRLLDLNRNPVCHKPKYRDRLITACKILEDLDGKQINELSRQFLVNWKASKDAKKKLDDGEEQITNQLTTDFCTGPQHPFAHDRSSSLSKPSEYGKPGVTFRTAQVQGDSRGKRSGGINIPVRTGRL, encoded by the exons ATGATTGGCAAACTGCTGTCTCCATCCAGTTCCCTGGAGTTTAACCACAGAAAGTTATTGATTTTAAGAGGCTCTCCATGTCATCTCCCCATAGTCTGCTGCTCTGAGATCAAGTGTAAAACCGACCTGCTGTCATGTGTTGAT AAGAGAAATCTATCCTGTGATATTTTTGCACACTCAGTCATTATGGTCCGTCTAACAGTGCATCTGATCGCAAAATCAAACAATTTCTCAAAAGCCTGCAGAAGCGAATCTCTCCAGCAGTATCTGAAGAAACTGACCCATCTCAACTTCTCAAACAGAAGTATAGAAGACATT GATGATCTATCAATGTGCAGAAACCTCACAGTCCTGTATCTATATGACAACCAAATATCACAAATCTGCAATTTGGGATTCGCCTCAAACCTTACACACttatatatgcaaaataacaaTATCTCTTGCATAGAGAACCTCTCATCTCTACATAAGCTCTCCAAACT TTTCTTGGGAGGTAACAGCATCACTGTGGTGGAGGGATTAGATGAGCTGAAAAGCCTGAAGGAGCTGCATGTGGAAGGTCAGAAACTACCCCGTGGAGAAAAGCTGGTCTTTGACCCCCGTTCCATTTCTAGCCTCTCT GAATTAGAGACAGTGTTCAGCCAGTGGTCTCAACTGCGGCTACTGGATCTGAATAGAAATCCTGTGTGTCACAAACCTAAATACAGGGACAGACTAATAACTGCCTGCAAAATTCTAG AGGATCTTgatggaaaacaaataaatgaactgtCTAGGCAGTTTTTAGTCAACTGGAAAGCCTCTAAAGACGCAAAGAAGAAATTAGATGATGGAGAAGAACAAATCACAAATCAACTTACAA CTGATTTTTGCACGGGCCCCCAACATCCCTTTGCCCATGACCGCAGCAGCTCTCTGAGTAAGCCATCAGAATATGGGAAGCCTGGCGTTACATTTCGGACAGCTCAAGTACAAGGAGACAGCAGAGGAAAAAG GTCAGGAGGGATAAATATTCCAGTGAGGACTGGCAGACTCTGA
- the ppp1r42 gene encoding protein phosphatase 1 regulatory subunit 42 isoform X4 — protein sequence MVRLTVHLIAKSNNFSKACRSESLQQYLKKLTHLNFSNRSIEDIDDLSMCRNLTVLYLYDNQISQICNLGFASNLTHLYMQNNNISCIENLSSLHKLSKLFLGGNSITVVEGLDELKSLKELHVEGQKLPRGEKLVFDPRSISSLSETLCIVNISKNNIDEIWDLAPLRKLTHLYATDNQLQDILELETVFSQWSQLRLLDLNRNPVCHKPKYRDRLITACKILEDLDGKQINELSRQFLVNWKASKDAKKKLDDGEEQITNQLTTDFCTGPQHPFAHDRSSSLSKPSEYGKPGVTFRTAQVQGDSRGKRSGGINIPVRTGRL from the exons ATGGTCCGTCTAACAGTGCATCTGATCGCAAAATCAAACAATTTCTCAAAAGCCTGCAGAAGCGAATCTCTCCAGCAGTATCTGAAGAAACTGACCCATCTCAACTTCTCAAACAGAAGTATAGAAGACATT GATGATCTATCAATGTGCAGAAACCTCACAGTCCTGTATCTATATGACAACCAAATATCACAAATCTGCAATTTGGGATTCGCCTCAAACCTTACACACttatatatgcaaaataacaaTATCTCTTGCATAGAGAACCTCTCATCTCTACATAAGCTCTCCAAACT TTTCTTGGGAGGTAACAGCATCACTGTGGTGGAGGGATTAGATGAGCTGAAAAGCCTGAAGGAGCTGCATGTGGAAGGTCAGAAACTACCCCGTGGAGAAAAGCTGGTCTTTGACCCCCGTTCCATTTCTAGCCTCTCT GAAACTCTGTGCATTGTAAATATCAGCAAAAATAACATTGATGAAATATGGGACTTGGCCCCTCTCCGAAAACTGACCCATCTTTACGCTACCGATAACCAGCTACAGGACATACtg GAATTAGAGACAGTGTTCAGCCAGTGGTCTCAACTGCGGCTACTGGATCTGAATAGAAATCCTGTGTGTCACAAACCTAAATACAGGGACAGACTAATAACTGCCTGCAAAATTCTAG AGGATCTTgatggaaaacaaataaatgaactgtCTAGGCAGTTTTTAGTCAACTGGAAAGCCTCTAAAGACGCAAAGAAGAAATTAGATGATGGAGAAGAACAAATCACAAATCAACTTACAA CTGATTTTTGCACGGGCCCCCAACATCCCTTTGCCCATGACCGCAGCAGCTCTCTGAGTAAGCCATCAGAATATGGGAAGCCTGGCGTTACATTTCGGACAGCTCAAGTACAAGGAGACAGCAGAGGAAAAAG GTCAGGAGGGATAAATATTCCAGTGAGGACTGGCAGACTCTGA
- the LOC109085755 gene encoding transcription factor 24-like: protein MVGRQSIRMDGIGSVTVMDDSPASSPNSSPSPDTLSADSRRAEALSRSRVVPSSGLGGRGRPAAANAARERSRVQTLRHAFLELQRTLPSVPPDTKLSKLDVLILATTYIAHLTRTLQEEGVEEDKTKQTEALNSLKGDGYLHPVKKWPMRSRLYVGATGQFLGNSNENQGASSSTSQT from the exons ATGGTTGGAAGACAGTCGATTCGTATGGATGGCATTGGTTCTGTGACAGTTATGGATGACAGTCCCGCATCAAGCCCTAACTCGAGCCCCAGTCCTGACACGCTCTCAGCGGACAGCCGGCGCGCAGAGGCCCTATCCCGCTCCAGGGTGGTCCCGTCTAGTGGCCTCGGTGGCAGAGGGAGACCCGCGGCAGCCAACGCAGCGCGCGAAAGGAGTCGCGTCCAGACGCTCAGACATGCGTTCCTCGAGCTACAGAGAACACTGCCGTCGGTGCCACCGGACACCAAACTCTCCAAACTCGACGTCTTGATATTGGCAACTACATACATAGCGCATTTAACAAGAACCTTGCAAGAAGAAGGGGTGGAAGAggacaagacaaaacaaactgaagcttTGAACTCACTTAAGGGAGATGGCTACTTACATCCTGTGAAA aaatggCCGATGCGTTCAAGATTATATGTCGGTGCCACTGGACAGTTCCTGGGTAACTCAAATGAAAATCAAGGGGCATCTTCATCAACATCTCAAACATAG